One genomic region from Candidatus Cybelea sp. encodes:
- the tyrS gene encoding tyrosine--tRNA ligase, with amino-acid sequence MTAAELLDGFDHVETVADFEQRLKLGRPLRVKLGIDPTSPDLHLGFMVVLNQLQRFAQAGHHVTLIIGDFTARIGDPSGRNVTRPQLSQEEIEANMQTYTEQAGKVLDLERIEIRYNSEWLDKLGFSDLVKLLAKATIAQMLERNDFHERFEAGAPISLHELLYPVAQAYDSVAIEADVELGGTDQLFNLLLGRHFQREFGQLPQICATVPLLVGLDGEKKMSKSLGNYVGVGESATEQFGKLMRISDELLPAYARYAAFRSSGDSAKLDDDIAAGRVKAMDEKKRLAEEIVARYHGAGEAAAARDFFERTVQRKEIPTENLPEIELGDCKRVSELLVKAGFAESKRAAERLISGGGVKIDGEPVKEANQPWNTTEPAVLSVGSRRFVRILRS; translated from the coding sequence GTGACGGCGGCCGAACTGCTCGACGGTTTCGATCACGTCGAGACCGTTGCCGATTTCGAGCAACGGCTCAAGCTGGGGCGTCCGCTTCGGGTCAAGCTGGGAATCGACCCGACGAGCCCCGATCTTCACCTCGGCTTTATGGTGGTTCTGAATCAGCTGCAGCGCTTCGCGCAAGCGGGGCACCATGTGACGCTGATCATCGGCGATTTCACCGCGCGCATCGGGGATCCGAGCGGACGAAACGTCACGCGTCCGCAGCTTTCGCAAGAAGAGATCGAGGCGAACATGCAGACCTACACCGAGCAGGCCGGCAAGGTGCTCGATCTGGAGCGCATCGAGATTCGCTACAACTCCGAATGGCTCGACAAGCTCGGCTTCAGCGATCTGGTGAAGCTGCTGGCGAAGGCGACCATCGCGCAAATGCTCGAGCGCAACGACTTTCACGAGCGTTTCGAGGCCGGCGCGCCGATCTCGCTGCACGAGCTGCTCTATCCGGTGGCGCAGGCCTATGATTCGGTGGCGATCGAAGCCGATGTGGAGCTCGGCGGGACGGATCAACTCTTCAACCTGCTTCTCGGCCGCCACTTTCAGCGCGAGTTCGGGCAGCTGCCGCAGATTTGCGCGACCGTGCCGCTGCTCGTTGGCCTCGACGGCGAGAAGAAGATGAGCAAGTCACTCGGCAACTACGTCGGCGTCGGGGAATCTGCGACCGAGCAGTTTGGGAAGCTGATGAGAATCTCCGACGAGCTGCTTCCGGCATACGCGCGGTACGCGGCGTTCCGCTCCTCGGGAGATTCGGCTAAGCTCGACGACGACATCGCCGCCGGGCGCGTGAAAGCGATGGATGAGAAGAAGCGGCTTGCGGAAGAAATTGTGGCGCGCTATCACGGTGCGGGTGAGGCTGCGGCAGCGCGCGATTTCTTCGAGCGCACCGTCCAGCGCAAAGAGATTCCAACGGAGAACCTGCCGGAGATCGAGCTGGGCGATTGCAAGCGCGTCAGCGAACTTCTCGTCAAGGCGGGTTTTGCCGAAAGCAAACGCGCCGCCGAACGATTGATTTCCGGCGGCGGCGTGAAGATCGACGGCGAACCGGTGAAAGAAGCGAATCAGCCGTGGAATACTACCGAGCCGGCCGTCTTGTCGGTAGGCTCCCGCAGGTTCGTCCGCATTCTGCGCTCTTAG
- a CDS encoding choice-of-anchor tandem repeat GloVer-containing protein, with translation MKPVAAVFFLIALAACSRPSTPALIPDAPASAGAARTSAGFSTLVQFKGSNGCTPIGGLVAAGTTLYGTTTCGGAHHKGNIFRVDISGKKFHVVRDFGRAEQGTSSTLLLVGRTLYGTASQGGPKGYGSVYSIGLNGKVNWVKGFTEAAHPYGGLTELNGEFYGTTVNGGGFGSCGVLGCGTVFKTGPSGEPTTIYSFGHTAIGPANPYGRLSVYDGALYGTTKLGGLYNTGTVFRVTTSGQEGMVFGFGDYNGGVSPSGALAIVKGPRFYGTTETGGKFRQGSVYRDPGYGRPWGYSFGASSNDGAQPEGGVIRMGGAVYGTTSAGGDAGCGTIFEITGKRAASIVERVLHRFAGSADGCHPMSELTPVNGVLYGTTSSGGANNGGTVFALKP, from the coding sequence ATGAAGCCGGTTGCTGCTGTATTTTTTTTGATTGCGCTCGCCGCGTGTTCGCGACCGTCCACGCCGGCGCTAATTCCTGACGCACCGGCGAGCGCGGGCGCCGCAAGAACCAGCGCCGGTTTTAGCACGCTCGTGCAGTTTAAAGGAAGCAATGGCTGTACTCCGATCGGCGGACTCGTCGCTGCGGGAACGACGCTGTACGGAACCACGACCTGCGGCGGGGCGCACCATAAAGGAAACATATTCCGGGTCGATATCAGCGGAAAGAAGTTTCACGTCGTGCGTGATTTCGGCAGGGCCGAGCAAGGAACGAGTTCAACGCTGCTGCTTGTCGGGCGCACGCTTTACGGGACGGCATCGCAAGGCGGGCCCAAGGGCTACGGCAGCGTCTATAGCATCGGTCTAAACGGCAAGGTGAACTGGGTCAAGGGTTTCACCGAGGCGGCACACCCCTATGGCGGATTAACGGAACTCAACGGTGAGTTCTATGGAACGACTGTCAACGGCGGCGGTTTCGGGTCCTGCGGAGTCTTAGGGTGTGGCACCGTATTCAAAACCGGACCGTCCGGGGAACCAACGACCATCTATAGCTTCGGGCACACGGCCATCGGCCCAGCCAATCCCTATGGGCGCCTCTCCGTTTACGACGGCGCGCTTTACGGCACGACGAAGCTTGGCGGCCTGTATAACACGGGCACGGTCTTTCGCGTGACCACCAGCGGCCAAGAGGGCATGGTCTTCGGCTTTGGCGATTACAACGGCGGGGTGTCGCCGTCCGGCGCTCTGGCGATCGTTAAGGGCCCTCGCTTCTACGGAACGACCGAAACGGGCGGCAAGTTCCGGCAGGGGAGTGTTTATCGTGACCCTGGGTATGGACGGCCCTGGGGATATAGCTTCGGTGCGTCGTCGAACGATGGGGCGCAGCCTGAAGGGGGTGTCATCCGTATGGGAGGTGCCGTCTACGGCACCACTTCGGCGGGCGGCGACGCCGGTTGTGGAACGATTTTCGAGATTACCGGTAAACGGGCTGCGTCGATTGTGGAGCGGGTACTCCATCGCTTTGCGGGGAGTGCCGACGGCTGTCATCCGATGTCGGAGCTGACGCCGGTAAATGGGGTTCTTTACGGCACGACCTCGAGCGGCGGCGCGAACAACGGCGGCACGGTTTTTGCACTGAAACCATAA